The DNA window CGCAACGTGCCGCTCACGGCGCGCGAGTTCTCGATCCTCGAGGTGCTCCTGCGCAACCGTGGCAGACCGGTGTCACGCTCGACCATCCTGCTGTCGGTCTGGGGGGAAGAGGACGAGAACGCCGGCGCGAGCCTGGAAGTGCTGATCGCGCGATTGCGGCGCAAGCTGGCCCCGCAAGGCGGGGAGGGCCCCATCCACACGCACCGCGGGTTCGGCTACGCCATCGGGGAGGAGACGTGAGGTCCCGCTCCCTCCTTGGGCAGCTGCTGCGGGACCAGGTCCTCCTCGCGTTGCTCAGTGCGGTCGTTCTCGTTCTGGCCGGGACGGGAGCGACCGCCATCCTGCTCCGCAAGCAGCAGGATGACATGCTGCGCTCCCTGGGCCGCTCCCTGTGCCACACCATCGCCGAGGAAAACCGTGAGGAGTCCTCCAAGTCGCCGGCCGAAGCCGCCCAGGAAGCGCTCGGCGAGGTAGCTCTCTCGGATCTTCGCATCGAGGTCGAGGACGCCGTTGGGAAACCGGTTGCCTCGAGCGGGTCGCTGGATGGCTGGAGCCGTCCGGCGCGCGGCGCCCTGGCGCAGGGGAAATGCACCACGCGCCGGTCCCGGGGCCAGGGACCGTTGCAGGGATCCCGGGCCTGCTTCGAGCAATGCAAGGGGGATCTCCGCATCCTGGTCGCCGCCTCCAATATCCACGGCCGATCGGACATTCGCCTTGCGGTGAAGGTCATGTCCGGGACTCTCCTGGTGCTGCTCGGGACCGCGGCGTTGGCGGGACGAGCGCTGATTCGGCGCCGGCTGCAGCCCCTGCAGCGCCTGGCGAGCGCGGCCGCCAGACTCGGCACGATTCCCGGCAGCACGCTCGGCGTCGGCGCGGAGCCCTCGGAGCTGGCACGCCTGGAAAGCTCGATCGACCACTTGCTGGGGCAGCTGCAAGACGCCCTGCGGCGTGAGAAGCGCTTCACCCAGGAAGCCTCCCACGAGCTGAGGACTTCGCTGACGGTGCTGCGCGCGCGGGTGGAAGGGCTGCGTGCGCGGGCCCTCGATCCGGACCGGCTCGCCGTCGAGACAGGCGCCCTCATTGCCAACCTCGACGCTTTGGATCGGCTCGTGGAGGCCCTGCTGCTCTTGGCGCGGTCGGAGGAGGATGCCGAGCTGCCCCGCTCCACGGTCAACCTGTGTGATCTGGCGCGGGAGGCGGCGCAGGCGCGCCGCGAGGCGGACGGCGGCGGTTCCCCGGCGCTCGAAGTGGTCGCTCCGGACGAGATCCTCGTTGCCGGGAGCGAGGAGCTGCTCGGAAGGGCACTCTCCAACCTGGTCGACAATGCGCGGAAATTCGGCGGCGCCGCCGCCCGCATCCGCATCCACGTGGCGCGCGAGGACTCCCGAGCCTGCGTGAGCGTGGAGGATTCGGGTCCGGGCATTCCCGCCGAGTCACGGCCGCACGTTTTCGAGCGCTTCTTTCGGGATCCCTCCCGGCGCGGGTCAATTCAGGGGACAGGACTGGGCCTGGCGGTCGTGCGCTCGATTGCGCTGCGCCATCACGGCGGGGTCTCGACGGGCGGCAGCGACGCCCTGGGCGGCGAAGCGGTCAGGATGTGGCTGCCGATCCTGGGTTCCGAAGCCCACCCTCAGAGCTTGTCGCCCCTCGAGCGCAGCTGATCCACCACCTCGTCATAGTAGGGCCGGTCCTTCAGGCTGGCGTATTCTCCCGGAAAG is part of the Candidatus Polarisedimenticolia bacterium genome and encodes:
- a CDS encoding ATP-binding protein; the encoded protein is MRSRSLLGQLLRDQVLLALLSAVVLVLAGTGATAILLRKQQDDMLRSLGRSLCHTIAEENREESSKSPAEAAQEALGEVALSDLRIEVEDAVGKPVASSGSLDGWSRPARGALAQGKCTTRRSRGQGPLQGSRACFEQCKGDLRILVAASNIHGRSDIRLAVKVMSGTLLVLLGTAALAGRALIRRRLQPLQRLASAAARLGTIPGSTLGVGAEPSELARLESSIDHLLGQLQDALRREKRFTQEASHELRTSLTVLRARVEGLRARALDPDRLAVETGALIANLDALDRLVEALLLLARSEEDAELPRSTVNLCDLAREAAQARREADGGGSPALEVVAPDEILVAGSEELLGRALSNLVDNARKFGGAAARIRIHVAREDSRACVSVEDSGPGIPAESRPHVFERFFRDPSRRGSIQGTGLGLAVVRSIALRHHGGVSTGGSDALGGEAVRMWLPILGSEAHPQSLSPLERS